Proteins encoded by one window of Vigna radiata var. radiata cultivar VC1973A chromosome 5, Vradiata_ver6, whole genome shotgun sequence:
- the LOC106760289 gene encoding uncharacterized protein LOC106760289, with protein MGSKGKCPWLAYCGYMDAIKTWQLRTIVDNHTCSREYKVKLLNSKWLSKRLEKTVRENPRVKGVDIVQKINRKWNVGISQSMAYRAKAIASDHVDGSFKEQYKRIFDYANEVLTRNPGSTVQVKVEPNKDGPIFRRLYVCLKACKDSFVSCKPIIGLDGAFLKGKYGGEMLTAVGRDANNQMLPIAYAIVEVENKATWKWFMELLVEDLDGPTICASCTFISDQQKGLLQAIQEVLPGVYQRFCVRHLYANFIKQFPGKQLKRLMWKVATATHPQAWVKEMTNMKELNIEAFKYLIKIPPTHWSRSRFTTTSKCDTLVNNMSEAFNSVMLHTRSKPIIIMMEDIRIYTMKRWATNRAKCQSLTRVICPKIKTRLNKESQLTKFWIPSWSTDKLFEIRHASQVREKLVVDLDKNECSCRKWAISGIPCCHALAAMKFLNLDVEDFIPGWFRKGTYEETYSSIVYPINGKNMWQVTPYNDVFPPKNRALPSRPKKKHRFEEWELINDETRMRKGGVRKRCGIYGEMGDNRKSCKKLTQESVVTDQTQQSNPPNEDQANEDQA; from the exons ATGGGATCTAAAGGAAAGTGCCCCTGGTTGGCATATTGTGGTTATATggatgcaataaaaacatggcAATTAAGGACCATTGTTGACAACCACACTTGTAGTAGAGAGTACAAGGTAAAATTACTCAATTCAAAATGGCTTAGTAAGAGGTTGGAGAAAACTGTTAGAGAAAATCCTAGAGTTAAGGGAGTGGACATTGTTCAGAAGATAAATAGAAAGTGGAATGTAGGTATATCTCAATCCATGGCTTATAGGGCTAAAGCCATTGCTTCAGACCACGTTGATGGGTCTTTCAAAGAGCAATATAAAAGGATCTTTGATTATGCAAATGAGGTCCTAACTCGTAATCCTGGAAGCACAGTTCAGGTTAAAGTTGAACCAAATAAGGATGGACCTATATTCAGGAGGTTGTATGTTTGTCTGAAAGCCTGCAAGGACAGTTTCGTGTCTTGCAAGCCTATTATAGGGCTGGATGGTGCATTTTTGAAAGGTAAATATGGTGGGGAAATGTTGACTGCTGTTGGAAGAGACGCAAACAATCAAATGCTACCTATTGCATATGCCATTGTGGAAGTAGAGAACAAGGCCACTTGGAAATGGTTTATGGAACTTCTGGTTGAAGATCTTGATGGGCCTACAATATGTGCATCATGTACATTCATAtcagatcaacaaaag GGCCTATTACAAGCTATTCAAGAAGTGCTTCCAGGAGTTTATCAGCGATTTTGCGTTAGACACCTATACGcgaattttataaaacaattccCAGGAAAACAACTTAAGAGGTTGATGTGGAAGGTAGCTACAGCAACTCATCCCCAAGCATGGGTAAAGGAAATGACAAATATGAAAGAGCTTAACATTGAAGCTTTTAAATATCTGATTAAAATACCTCCCAC ACACTGGTCGAGATCAAGGTTTACAACCACATCTAAGTGTGATACATTAGTAAACAACATGTCAGAGGCATTCAACAGTGTTATGCTGCATACAAGGTCTAAGCCAATCATAATCATGATGGAGGACATCCGGATTTACACCATGAAAAGATGGGCAACTAATAGAGCAAAATGTCAATCATTGACTAGGGTCATTTGTCCTAAAATCAAGACTAGACTTAATAAAGAGTCCCAGTTAACTAAGTTTTGGATTCCAAG TTGGTCAACAGATAAGTTATTTGAAATACGTCATGCCTCACAAGTTAGGGAGAAGCTTGTGGTTGATCTAGACAAAAATGAATGCAGTTGCAGGAAATGGGCTATCTCAGGCATTCCATGTTGCCATGCGTTGGCTGCTATGAAGTTTCTGAACTTAGATGTAGAGGACTTCATACCTGGTTGGTTTAGGAAGGGCACATATGAAGAGACATACTCTTCAATTGTCTATCCGATAAATGGAAAAAACATGTGGCAGGTTACACCATACAATGATGTATTCCCTCCAAAAAACAGAGCATTGCCAAGCAGACCAAAGAAGAAACACAGGTTTGAAGAATGGGAGTTGATCAACGATGAAACAAGAATGAGGAAGGGTGGTGTACGTAAAAGATGTGGAATTTATGGAGAAATGGGAGACAATAGGAAGTCTTGCAAGAAATTAACCCAAGAATCAGTTGTCACTGACCAAACACAACAAAGTAACCCACCAAATGAGGATCAAGCAAATGAGGATCAAGCATAG